A window from Purpureocillium takamizusanense chromosome 3, complete sequence encodes these proteins:
- the FEN1 gene encoding Elongation of fatty acids protein 2 (BUSCO:EOG092634B1~EggNog:ENOG503NUX0~COG:L), producing the protein MGIKQLFQIIKDEAPEAIKEGDIKNQFGRKVAIDASMSIYSFLIAVRSDGQQLMNDSGETTSHLMGMFYRTLRMVDNGIKPLYVFDGAPPKLKSGELAKRFQRKQEATEGLEEAKETGTAEDVEKFSRRTVRVTREHNAECQRLLKLMGVPYIVAPTEAEAQCAVLAQAGKVYAAASEDMDTLCFNSPILLRHLTFSEQRKEPIQEIRLDKVLEGLNMERKQFVDLCILLGCDYLDPIPKIGPTTALKLIREHGTLEKVVEAIEKDPKKKFVVPDDWPYKDARDLFFEPDVRGADDPLCDFKWDKPDIEGLVTFLVTEKGFSEDRVRSGGARLEKQLKSSQQARLEGFFKPVPKSEAEKAAHKRKLEEKNEEKKKKLKQDKKEKAAAKAKPRAGGA; encoded by the exons ATGGGTATCAAGCAGCTCTTCCAGATCATAAAGGATGAGGCGCCCGAGGCAATCAAGGAGGGCGACATCAAGAACCAATTTGGCCGCAAGGTCGCTATT GATGCGTCCATGAGCATCTACAGCTTCCTCATCGCGGTCCGGtccgacggccagcagctcatGAACGATAGCGGCGAGACGACGTCACATCTGATGGGCATGTTCTACCGCACGCTGCGCATGGTGGACAACGGTATCAAGCCGCTCTACGTGTTTGAcggggcgccgcccaagctCAAGTCGGGCGAGCTGGCGAAGCGGTTCCAGCGCAAGCAGGAGGCCACCGAGGGTCTCGAAGAGGCCAAGGAGACGGGCACGGCTGAGGACGTGGAAAAGTTCTCGCGACGCACAGTGCGGGTGACGCGCGAACACAACGCCGAGTGCCAGCGGCTCCTCAAGCTCATGGGCGTGCCCTACATCGTGGCGCCGacagaggcagaggcgcaGTGCGCGGTGCTGGCCCAGGCCGGCAAGGTGTATGCGGCAGCCAGCGAGGACATGGACACGCTGTGCTTCAACTCGCCCATTCTGCTGCGCCACCTGACGTTCAGCGAACAGCGCAAGGAGCCGATCCAGGAGATTCGGCTGGAcaaggtcctcgagggcctcaacATGGAGCGCAAGCAG TTTGTGGACCTCTGCATCCTGCTCGGTTGCGACTATCTCGACCCCATCCCTAAGATtggcccgacgacggcgctcaAGCTGATACGCGAGCACGGCACGCTCGAGAAGGTGGTTGAGGCCATCGAGAAGGACCCGAAGAAGAAGTTTGTGGTGCCGGACGACTGGCCGTACAAGGACGCGCGGGACCTCTTCTTCGAGCCCGACGTGCGCGGGGCGGACGACCCGCTGTGCGACTTCAAGTGGGACAAACCCGACATTGAGGGCCTGGTGACGTTCCTGGTGACGGAGAAGGGCTTCTCAGAGGATCGGGTAAGGAGTGGTGGTGCGCGGCTGGAGAAGCAGCTCAAGAGCTCACAGCAGGCGCGGCTTGAGGGTTTCTTCAAGCCGGTGCCCAAGTCGGAAGCAGAGAAGGCGGCGCACAAGCGCAAGCTGGAGGAAAAGaacgaggagaagaaaaagaagcTCAAGCAGGACAAGAAGGAAAAAGCGGCGGCTAAGGCGAAgccacgggcgggcggggcaTAA
- a CDS encoding uncharacterized protein (COG:I~EggNog:ENOG503NVFK) — protein MSKVFTTSDVASHNKPDSLYIIVDGDVYDVTKFQDDHPGGKKILQRVGGKDASKQFWKYHNEGILKKYQSKLQVGSLDSKPKPEPKPEPEPSAPAVTAAAKESASHSDDSEALEPFGHQIPFADPSWYQGYHSSYFNETHAALRAEVRQWVETDIEPFVTEWDEAKRVPEEIYKEMGRRGYLAGLLGIQYPTEYAAGVKSVAPEKWDLFHEMLVTDELSRTGSGGFVWNLIGGFGIGCPPVMKFGQQALKDRIMPGILSGDKRICLAITEPDAGSDVANLTCEAKLSDDGKHFIVNGEKKWITNGIWADYFTTAVRTGGPGMNGVSLLLIERGEGVSTRRMDCQGVWSSGTTYITFEDVKVPVENLLGKKNQGFRVIMTNFNHERMGIIIQCLRFSRCCYEESVKYANKRRTFGKKLIEHPVIRMKLAHMARQIEASYNWLENLIYQCEKMGETEAMLRLGGPIAGLKAQATVTFEFCAREASQIFGGLSYSRGGQGGKVERLYRDVRAYAIPGGSEEIMLDLSMRQSLRVAKAMGMKL, from the exons ATGTCTAAGGTCTTCACGACGAGCGACGTCGCGTCGCACAACAAGCCCGACAGCCTGTACATCAtcgtggacggcgacgtctaCGATGTGACCAAGTTCCAGGATGATCACCCGG GTGGCAAGAAGATCCTccagcgcgtcggcggcaaggacgcctCCAAGCAATTCTGGAAGTACCACAACGAGGGCATCCTCAAGAAGTACCAGTCAAAGCTGCAGGTCGGCTCGCTCGACagcaagcccaagcccgagcccaagcccgagcccgagcctAGCGCCCCGGCGGTGACGGCTGCGGCTAAGGAGTCGGCAAGCCACAGCGACGACAgtgaggccctcgagcctTTTGGCCACCAGATTCCGTTTGCCGACCCATCATGGTACCAGGGG TACCACTCCTCTTACTTCAACGAGACACACGCCGCGCTGCGTGCCGAGGTCAGGCAGTGGGTGGAGACCGATATTGAGCCCTTCGTCACTGAGTGGGACGAGGCCAAGCGCGTGCCAGAGGAGATCTACAAGGAGatgggccgccgcgggtACCTGGCGGGCCTGCTGGGCATCCAGTACCCTACCGAGtacgcggcgggcgtcaagTCGGTGGCCCCCGAGAAGTGGGATCTCTTCCACGAGATGCTGGTGACGGACGAGCTTTCGCGCACAGGCTCTGGCGGCTTCGTGTGGAACCTcatcggcggcttcggcatcggctgcccgcccgtcatGAAGTTTGGCCAgcaggcgctcaaggacCGCATCATGCCGGGCATCCTGAGCGGCGACAAGCGCATCTGCCTGGCCATCACGGAGCCTGACGCTGgcagcgacgtcgccaaCCTGACGTGCGAGGCTAAGctgagcgacgacggcaagcacTTCATCGTCAACGGCGAGAAGAAGTGGATCACCAACGGCATCTGGGCCGACTActtcaccaccgccgtgcgTACCGGCGGGCCGGGCATGAACGGCGTCAGCCTGCTGCTCatcgagcgcggcgagggcgtctcgACCCGCCGCATGGACTGCCAGGGCGTCTGGTCCTCGGGCACCACCTACATTACCTTCGAGGACGTCAAGGTCCCCGTCGAGAACCTGCTGGGCAAGAAGAACCAGGGCTTCCGTGTCATCATGACAAACTTCAACCACGAGCGcatgggcatcatcatccagtGCCTGCGCTtctcccgctgctgctacgaGGAGTCGGTCAAGTACGCCAACAAACGCCGCACCTTTGGCAAGAAGCTCATTGAGCACCCCGTCATCCGCATGAAGCTCGCCCACATGGCCCGCCAGATCGAGGCCTCGTACAACTGGCTCGAGAACCTCATCTACCAGTGCGAGAAGATGGGCGAGACCGAGGCCAtgctgcgcctcggcgggccCATCGCCGGCCTCAAGGCCCAGGCCACCGTCACCTTTGAGTTCTGCGCCCGCGAGGCCAGTCAGATCTTTGGCGGCCTCAGCTACTCGCGCGGCGGTcagggcggcaaggtcgagcgCCTGTACCGCGACGTTCGCGCCTACGCCATCCCCGGCGGTAGCGAGGAGATCATGCTGGATCTGAGTATGCGCCAGAGCCTGCGggtggccaaggccatgggcATGAAGCTGTGA